CGTGGAAGCAGATTGGGCTGATAGCCGAGCGCGGCGGCCGCCTCGGCAACCTTGCGGCGCATATCGGGCGAGATGCTCGCGCCCGCGGTGAACGCACGCGATACGGCCGATTGCGAGACGCCGGCCAGTCGGGCCACGTCATGCGATGTCACCGGCCGGTCGTTCATATCCTCTCCGATATCCTCAACCCGGCGGCCTTATGGCCATCCGCGCGACGAGGAAGGGCGGCTTGCGCAGATCCTGCCCACCGTTGAGGCGTGGCAGCCGGGTCCATTGGCCCAGCGTCACATAGACATAGCGATCGTCCGCGAAGATGCCATCCGGCCAGACGAAGCGCGGATCGCGCGCGACGAGATCGAAGCTGCCGTCGAGATTGCGGCGGAAAATCGCGTCCTGCTCGCCGGCTGTGGTGTAGAGGCGCCCCCATGCGTCGGTCGCCAGTCCGTCGGCCGAACCTTTTTCGCCCTCGTCCGTCACGGCTCCGGCCAACGCGGCGTCATCCGCCGAGAAATCGGCCAGCAGTGCGGTCGGCAGGCTGTAGAGCCGGTGGCTGCTGAGAGGCGCATAATAGAGCCGGCTGTTGTCCTTGCTCAGCGCCACCCCGTCCACCCCGCCGCCGGGAAATGAAGGGCGATGCGGATCGGCACGCAATGGCCGGCCGCCGAGGAAGGTGAGGAAGCCAGGATCGGCCTTTACCGAGCGATCCTCGCTTAGCACGCGCCGCTGTCGCCCGGTTGCGACATCGACCACGACGAGCGCGGGATGCCCGTCGAACGAGGAATCGGAGATGAAGGCGGTGCCCTGCGCGCCGTGAGTGAGGTCGATCCGCAGATCGTTGAGATGGCTGCCCGGCAACAGGGCATCGTTCACGATGATGCGCGCGAAGACGCGGTTCGTCACCGGATCGATCCCGATGAGCTTCGCGCCGCCGGGCGGGATCGGCTGGCCCTGCACCTTGCCGTCGTCGATCACCCACAGGCGCCCGTGACTGTCGACGGTAAGGCCATGCGGAGAGATCAGGCGTTTGGCCGGATCTCCCGACATGGCTTCCGCCCAGTCGGCGGACGGGTAGGGACGCAGTCGTCCGTCTTTCCACTCGGCCAGGACCGGGCCGGGATGATCCCCGTCATGCTTGGGGAAGCCCAGGAACATCCGGCCCGCCACCACGGCGATACCCGAGGGATCGGGTGACGGGATGCTGGCCACGATCTCGATATCGCCCGCCGCAGCGAAGCCGGGATCGCGATTGTCCACGACCGGCGCTGCCGCCGCAACGGGAATGGCGGCCAGCGCGAGCAGAACGGCGGCGATCCGCATCCGGTCAGCCCTTGTGCGGCCCGATGAGCGCGAGATCGGCCGGCGACAGCCGATCCGAGGCGCTGTCGAGCTGGTGCCAATATGGGTAGAGCAAAGGCGGGCGGCTGACCTGCTCCAGTTTCGCGAACTCTTCGTCGCTCAGCACCAGTTCGGCGGCCTTCAGATTGTCCGTAAGCTGTGCGTCGGTGCGGGCACCGATCACGAGGCTCGTCACGCTCGGCCGTGCGAGCAGCCAGGCAAGCGCAAGCTGAGCGGGCGTCGTCCCGTCGTCGCGCGCTTCGGCCAGCGACACCAGCACCTCGACGATATCGTACAGCGCCTCG
This DNA window, taken from Sphingomonas sp. AP4-R1, encodes the following:
- a CDS encoding L-dopachrome tautomerase-related protein — its product is MRIAAVLLALAAIPVAAAAPVVDNRDPGFAAAGDIEIVASIPSPDPSGIAVVAGRMFLGFPKHDGDHPGPVLAEWKDGRLRPYPSADWAEAMSGDPAKRLISPHGLTVDSHGRLWVIDDGKVQGQPIPPGGAKLIGIDPVTNRVFARIIVNDALLPGSHLNDLRIDLTHGAQGTAFISDSSFDGHPALVVVDVATGRQRRVLSEDRSVKADPGFLTFLGGRPLRADPHRPSFPGGGVDGVALSKDNSRLYYAPLSSHRLYSLPTALLADFSADDAALAGAVTDEGEKGSADGLATDAWGRLYTTAGEQDAIFRRNLDGSFDLVARDPRFVWPDGIFADDRYVYVTLGQWTRLPRLNGGQDLRKPPFLVARMAIRPPG